The genome window GCGGCGACCGACGGGTGATCCGGAACGGGGCGTCGAGGTTGATCCGGGTCGGATTCGCCGCGTTCTGCGGGTCGTTGATGAGCTCGATCGTGTAGACGAAGAACGAGGACTGGTAGTTGAGGCACCAGTTCGTCTGGACCGTGGCGCGCCGGCCCGCGGCCTCGCGCGGCGCGGTGAACGAAGCGTTGACGCGCAGCAGGTCGACGTCGGTCGGGTGTTGCGGTACCAGGTGCGCCACCGCCGGCTGCTGGGGAAGCGATCCGTCGGGTCCGAAGGTCTCCGCCGGGACGTAGAACCCGGTCAGGAGCTCGATCTGGTCCTTCTGCGCGTTCTGTGACTGGGCGTCGGCCGCAACCGCCGGCATCCGCTGGATCGCGCCGCTCCCGCCCGGTCGCGTGCTCAGCGCCGCCTCGTCGGTGGCGCGCTGGACGGGGGCGGCGCTCATGACGCGCGTCGCGTTGGCCTCCGCCTCCCGCTCGAAGCGGTCCGAGGGGTCGGAGACGCGCAGGCCGGCGCCGTTGTCCGTGCCGGCGACCGGCCCGCGGCGCTGCTGGATGACGTGGGTGAGCTCGTGGGCCAGGGTGTGCTTGTCGCCGCCGCCCTCGCCGAGGACGACGTGGTTGCCGGAGGTGTAGGCGCGGGCGCCGACCTCGGCGGCGGAGGCCTTGGCCGCGGAGTCGTCGTGGATGCGCACGTCGGAGAAGTCCGCGCCGAACCGGCTCTCCATGTCGGCGCGGGCCGCTCCGTCGAGCGGCCGGCCGCCGCTGCTGAGGACGCTGTGCACGGCGGAGCGCTGCACCGTGGGCGCGGGGCGTTCGGGCTGCTGGTGGCCGCAGCCGGCGCCGTGCTGGTGGGGGCCCGCCGGGAGGTCCGCCTGACGCAGCAGCTGGACGACGGCGGCGTTGCCGGCGGACGACTGGAGGGCGGCGATCCGCTGAGGCGTCATCAGCCCCGGTGCGGGGGCGGTCAGGGCCGTGTTCGGGCCGGCCACGGTCGGGCTGGTGCTGCGTCGGTCGGCTTCCTGGCCCTGGCCGTGGTTGTGGCCGTGGTCGTGCATGGACATGGAGGTGCCTTCCGAACTTCCGAACGCAGATCTACTCGCCGGTAATGAATACCCCGGTGCGGGCCCCGGCGACAGGTCCGCGAGGGCAGTCATGAGGGCAGACCTGAGCCGGAATGGCGCAGCTCAGGGGCGGGCCGACAGGTCGTCAGGGGCCGTCAGCCCGGCGAGGAAGGAGCCGAAGTCCGGGGCGAGCGCCAGCTCCCTGCCGAACTCGGCGTCGAACCAGGTCACCGACGGCTCGGCGTGCCGGCCCCCGGCCCGGTAGTCGAGGGCGATCCACTGGTGGCCGTCGCCCGAGAGCAGCACCAGCTCGGCCGGCAGCTCCCACTCCCTGGTCAGGTAGGGGCTGTCGAGGAGGGAGAGCACCCGGTTGCGGTCGCCGATGCCCATCAGGTGGTCGAACGGGACGTGGTCGGCGGCCCAGGAGGTGGGCCGGCTGGTGGGGAAGGCGCTCCGGGCGGCCGCGATCGGGCCGCCGTTGCGGGTGCGGAGCAGGTCGAGCAGGGCGGCGGGGAGGGTGACGTCCAGGTCCTCCTCGGCCTCGGTGATCGCCTCCTCGGTGAGCGGCGGTTGGACTCCGTAGTCGCTGGTGGTGTCCCACATGACGGGGCGTCACCATCCTTCCGGGATGCGTTCGAGGATGCCCTGGACGAACACGTCGTACAGCGGCAGGGTTTCCAGGTGGACGTAGCCGATGTGGCAGTCGCACACGGCCAGCGGGCAGGGGCGGGGCGTCAACGCCGCGCGGTACGAGCCGTCGTAGAGGTTGCCGAGCGGCGCGCGAACGAAGTGGCAGCGCTGGACGGTGCCTTCGCCGTCCACCGAGATCACCGAGGAGCCGGTGCGGCAGGGGTGGCCGCCGCTCGGGTGCGGGTGGCGGCTGTAGTGGAAGAGCGGGTCGAGGGCGCTCCAGTCGGCGGCTTCGGCGTCGGTGTAGGTGCGGCCCTCGGCGGCGTTGATCCACAGGTAGCGGTCCGCCGGCAGCTCGGCGCGCAACCGGCGGGCGGCGTCCAGGTGTTCGGGCTGGCCGACGACCCCGACGCTGTACCGCACGCCCAGCGCGGTCAGCTCGCGGCACTTGCCGAGGAAGCGCTCGTGGCTCACCTGGCCCGGGTGGTAGGTGGTCCACAGCGCGACGGTGTCCGGGTCGGCCTCGGCCAACCAGCCCGTGCGGCAGCTCAGGTTGGTCTGGATCGCCACCCGCCGGACCTGCGGCAGGTGGCTGAGCCGGACCATGGTGTCCCGGTACCAGGAGCGGACCAGGCCTTCGCCCCAGGGGGTGAGCAGGATCGACAGGCGGTCCTCGGTGTTGGCGGCGACCCAGTCCGCGAAGCGCGCCAACGCCGCCCGGTCGGCGCGCAGTTGCTCGGTCGAGTCGCGCCGCTTGGCGAACGGGCAGTACGGGCAGTCGTAGTCGCAGGAGGCCAGCGGGCCGCGGTAGAGGATGCTGAGGTCCACGGCGCGCCCCTACCGCGGCCGGTACGCGGCCATGTCGGCCCGCACCTGTGCGGAGAAGAGCGCCGGGCCGATCGCGTCGGAGTGGGCCAGGCCCTCGGGGGTGAGCCGGAGGCGGCCGTCGGCGGTGGCCAACCAGGGCTGCCAGGGCGCGAGTTCGGCCTCGAAGTCGTCCAGCACGGAGGACCCGAACCACACCTGGTAGTCCGTCAGGGAGAGCCCCTCAAGCTGGAGCAGCGACTGGATCAGGTGCCGCCGGCGCGACTCCTCGGGCGTCATCCACCGCCCGATCGCGGCGTGGCCGAAGTCCCGCGTCGCCACGTACCCGTCGATGATCGAGCGCACCTCGGTCGCGCTGACGGCGTAGTCGAAGGAGTAGTGCAGTCGCGCGGTGTACGAGCGCGCGCCGCAGCCCAGGCCCACCATGCCGTCCGTCTGGCAGCTGTACTCGCCGCCGCCCGCCTCGGGCGAGTCGGCGCGGCGGAACATCCGCATGGACACCTGCTGGTAGCCGTTCGCCAACAGGTGGTCGCGCCCGGCGCGGTAGAGCCGCAGGCGTTGGGCGTCCCAGCCCGCCGGCGACTCCTCGCCGGGCCGCCGGGCCAGCCCGGTGAGCGGGCGGACGTAGAGCGGGTAGAGGTAGAGCTCCTCGGGCCGCCAGGCCAGCGCCGCGTCCAGCGACTGGAGCCAACTCGCCTCGGTCTGGCCGTCGATGCCGTAGATCAGGTCGATGTTGAGCACCGGGAAGCCGGCCTCGCGGATCCGCCCGAGTGCGGCCTCCACGGCGGCGCGCTTCTGCGGGCGGACGGCGGAGCGGGCCTCGGCGTCCAGGAAGGACTGCACGCCCAGGCTGAGCCGCGTGGTGCCGCGCTCGGCCAGCACGCGCAGCCGGTCGGCGGTCGCGGTGTCCGGCGAGGCCTCCACCGAGAGCGGGACGGCGCGCAGGTCGGCGCCCATCCGGTGCTCGGCGATGTCGCAGAGCCGCTCCAGCTCACCGGCCGTCAGGTAGGTGGGCGTGCCGCCGCCGAAGGCGGCCAGCGCGAACCGGGCGTCACCGTCCAGGGCTTCGCGGACGGCCGTGGCCTGGCGCTCCAGCGCGTCCAGGTAGGCGGTGGTCAGGCCCTCGGGCGCGCCGATCCGGGTGAACAGGTTGCAGAAGCCGCAGCGCACCTCGCAGAACGGCACGTGCAGGTAGAGCGAGAGCGCGTGCTGCGGCTCGCCGGCCCACACCTCGCGCAGCGCCACCGCGGGCTTCAGCTCGCGGTAGGCGGTCTTGTGCGGGTAGGCGTAGACGTAGGACTGGTACGGCGAGGCGGAGTTCATCGAGCGGTGCCTTCGGGCTGGTGGGGAGCGGCAGCGGGGACGCTCAAGGCGGGGACGGTCGAGGCGGGGACGGTGAAGTGCGCGTACGGCACCGTCCAGACCGTCGGGTGGCCGATCCGGTGGCCGGTGTACCCGTCCTCGCCGTAGGCCGTGCCGTGGTCGGAGCAGACGATCGCGAAGCACGGCAGGCTCCGGCTCAACGCCCGCAGCAGGCGCGGGATGTGGCGGTCCACGTACTCCAGCGCGGCGGCGTGGCTGGCCCGGCTGTCGCCGTCCTCGCGGGTCGCACCCGGTAGGTGGAACCAGTTGGGCTGGTGCAGCGCCGAGACGTTGAGCAGAAGGAAGAGCGGCCGGCCGGCGGGCTGTTCGGCGGCCACCCGCTCGGCGCACGCCACCTGGGCCTCGAAGGAGGTGGCCGACGGCACCCCGAACTCCGGCTCCCAGTAGCTCTCCTGGAACATCCCGGGGAGCACCGAGCCGAGCGGTCCCTGCTTGTTGAAGAAGCCGACGCCGCCGATGCAGACCGTCCGGTAGCCGGCGCCGGACA of Kitasatospora viridis contains these proteins:
- a CDS encoding STM4013/SEN3800 family hydrolase; protein product: MNQVVGSHHILLLTLDTLRYDVARELAEAGRLPNLTAVLPDGRWERRHTPGSFTYAAHQAMLAGFLPTPATPDGPHPRLFAARFAGSETTEPRTWVFDTPDLPSALSGAGYRTVCIGGVGFFNKQGPLGSVLPGMFQESYWEPEFGVPSATSFEAQVACAERVAAEQPAGRPLFLLLNVSALHQPNWFHLPGATREDGDSRASHAAALEYVDRHIPRLLRALSRSLPCFAIVCSDHGTAYGEDGYTGHRIGHPTVWTVPYAHFTVPASTVPALSVPAAAPHQPEGTAR
- a CDS encoding DUF4157 domain-containing protein — its product is MSMHDHGHNHGQGQEADRRSTSPTVAGPNTALTAPAPGLMTPQRIAALQSSAGNAAVVQLLRQADLPAGPHQHGAGCGHQQPERPAPTVQRSAVHSVLSSGGRPLDGAARADMESRFGADFSDVRIHDDSAAKASAAEVGARAYTSGNHVVLGEGGGDKHTLAHELTHVIQQRRGPVAGTDNGAGLRVSDPSDRFEREAEANATRVMSAAPVQRATDEAALSTRPGGSGAIQRMPAVAADAQSQNAQKDQIELLTGFYVPAETFGPDGSLPQQPAVAHLVPQHPTDVDLLRVNASFTAPREAAGRRATVQTNWCLNYQSSFFVYTIELINDPQNAANPTRINLDAPFRITRRSPRGSAGRSGGRTYAFGDRWGVHPASGVGKDAAVETYGLDPEGFVGPNDVAAQNLTQLPADASQPHPIIFYVPAGRRDSRFLHDGRRFATAAQFDAQVAGGTEMRGYRGLSERPQVDRRDGQRNTASAMGNTQAHEWMGPGNGGSVGQLAKYEWCHLVGDGDGGPSSPENLVIGTNAVNTEQLALETALRELIPTVKGRGLDIRLEVQALMQQAPDESVRQRANVALPNLLQADWISYDISLVKAGDIGGQRVNVHRHIMDAKRGTMTESEFVVLRSGLKSRFKNVLDSLPTG
- a CDS encoding STM4012 family radical SAM protein, with product MNSASPYQSYVYAYPHKTAYRELKPAVALREVWAGEPQHALSLYLHVPFCEVRCGFCNLFTRIGAPEGLTTAYLDALERQATAVREALDGDARFALAAFGGGTPTYLTAGELERLCDIAEHRMGADLRAVPLSVEASPDTATADRLRVLAERGTTRLSLGVQSFLDAEARSAVRPQKRAAVEAALGRIREAGFPVLNIDLIYGIDGQTEASWLQSLDAALAWRPEELYLYPLYVRPLTGLARRPGEESPAGWDAQRLRLYRAGRDHLLANGYQQVSMRMFRRADSPEAGGGEYSCQTDGMVGLGCGARSYTARLHYSFDYAVSATEVRSIIDGYVATRDFGHAAIGRWMTPEESRRRHLIQSLLQLEGLSLTDYQVWFGSSVLDDFEAELAPWQPWLATADGRLRLTPEGLAHSDAIGPALFSAQVRADMAAYRPR
- a CDS encoding STM4011 family radical SAM protein; the protein is MDLSILYRGPLASCDYDCPYCPFAKRRDSTEQLRADRAALARFADWVAANTEDRLSILLTPWGEGLVRSWYRDTMVRLSHLPQVRRVAIQTNLSCRTGWLAEADPDTVALWTTYHPGQVSHERFLGKCRELTALGVRYSVGVVGQPEHLDAARRLRAELPADRYLWINAAEGRTYTDAEAADWSALDPLFHYSRHPHPSGGHPCRTGSSVISVDGEGTVQRCHFVRAPLGNLYDGSYRAALTPRPCPLAVCDCHIGYVHLETLPLYDVFVQGILERIPEGW
- a CDS encoding SMI1/KNR4 family protein yields the protein MWDTTSDYGVQPPLTEEAITEAEEDLDVTLPAALLDLLRTRNGGPIAAARSAFPTSRPTSWAADHVPFDHLMGIGDRNRVLSLLDSPYLTREWELPAELVLLSGDGHQWIALDYRAGGRHAEPSVTWFDAEFGRELALAPDFGSFLAGLTAPDDLSARP